One window of Quercus robur chromosome 12, dhQueRobu3.1, whole genome shotgun sequence genomic DNA carries:
- the LOC126709605 gene encoding acyltransferase GLAUCE-like isoform X1, giving the protein MAPNCIPFKICPINALPSMKLSTSSLKMASPFGITNVPKLTMEAVQTITPYKVTDHRRSCRVLATDPIASGIFKRCLHVVLYYRNVNEEDSGWIFAGWAKETLGKAISEQPMLSGRLWRGEDGDGELEIVSNDSGVRLIETQVAVTLSEFLELKEKEEAEAQLVFWNDIDEHNPRFSPLFYVQVTNFQCGGYSIGISCSILLADLLVKEKFLTSWANIHNNILSSNNELQKPIFYLPNLKRNGSSPPSITSSTLRKDCVKTMHFKVTAENANLDGETCKSLALHRVEEIESQLGSKMGSEFYLFVKEKDIIEIEKYPKHKHFKPQLSIKTQVTCAGWDESLGAKEVAFREGNKPINVSYWIGSVLDGLVMAMPPPNQATHGVNILVEIPNENEL; this is encoded by the exons ATGGCTCCTAATTGTATACCTTTTAAAATCTGCCCCATAAATGCCTTACCAAGCATGAAGTTATCCACCAGTTCTCTAAAAATGGCAAGTCCCTTTGGTATCACCAATGTCCCTAAGTTAACCATGGAAGCTGTGCAGACAATCACACCCTATAAGGTGACTGATCATCGACGATCATGCCGGGTATTGGCCACTGACCCTATTGCTTCGGGGATATTCAAAAGGTGTCTTCACGTAGTTCTTTACTACAGGAATGTCAATGAGGAGGATTCAGGGTGGATTTTTGCAGGTTGGGCTAAGGAGACATTAGGAAAAGCAATTTCCGAACAGCCAATGCTAAGTGGAAGGCTGTGGCGTGGTGAGGATGGTGAtggagagttagaaattgtctCCAATGATAGTGGTGTTAGACTCATCGAGACACAGGTCGCTGTAACTTTATCTGAGTTTCTTGAattgaaagaaaaggaagaagcaGAAGCTCAACTTGTTTTTTGGAATGATATTGACGAACATAATCCTCGGTTCTCTCCATTATTTTATGTTCAG GTGACAAACTTCCAGTGTGGTGGATACTCGATTGGGATTAGCTGCAGCATTCTTCTAGCAGACCTTTTAGTGAAAGAGAAATTCCTCACTAGTTGGGCAAACATACACAATAATATACTTTCTAGTAATAATGAACTCCAAAAACCCATATTTTACCTCCCTAATCTTAAAAGGAATGGTTCTTCTCCTCCTAGCATAACTAGCTCAACTCTAAGAAAAGATTGTGTCAAAACCATGCATTTCAAGGTCACTGCTGAAAATGCAAATTTGGATGGTGAAACGTGCAAGTCACTTGCATTGCATCGTGTTGAGGAGATAGAGAGCCAACTTGGTAGCAAAATGGGTTCagagttttatttgtttgtgaAAGAAAAGGATATTATTGAGATAGAAAAGTATCCCAAACATAAACATTTTAAGCCACAATTGAGTATCAAGACTCAAGTCACTTGTGCAGGTTGGGATGAATCTTTAGGGGCCAAAGAG GTAGCATTTCGTGAAGGGAATAAGCCTATAAATGTTTCATATTGGATCGGGTCAGTTCTTGATGGTCTTGTCATGGCAATGCCACCTCCTAATCAGGCTACTCATGGAGTGAACATTTTAGTGGAAATTCCTAACGAGAACGAACTTTAA
- the LOC126709605 gene encoding acyltransferase GLAUCE-like isoform X2, translating into MAPNCIPFKICPINALPSMKLSTSSLKMASPFGITNVPKLTMEAVQTITPYKVTDHRRSCRVLATDPIASGIFKRCLHVVLYYRNVNEEDSGWIFAGWAKETLGKAISEQPMLSGRLWRGEDGDGELEIVSNDSGVRLIETQVAVTLSEFLELKEKEEAEAQLVFWNDIDEHNPRFSPLFYVQVTNFQCGGYSIGISCSILLADLLVKEKFLTSWANIHNNILSSNNELQKPIFYLPNLKRNGSSPPSITSSTLRKDCVKTMHFKVTAENANLDGETCKSLALHRVEEIESQLGSKMGSEFYLFVKEKDIIEIEKYPKHKHFKPQLSIKTQVTCAGWDESLGAKEVAFREGNKPINVSYWIGSVLDGLVMAMPPPNQATHGVNILVAIPNENEL; encoded by the exons ATGGCTCCTAATTGTATACCTTTTAAAATCTGCCCCATAAATGCCTTACCAAGCATGAAGTTATCCACCAGTTCTCTAAAAATGGCAAGTCCCTTTGGTATCACCAATGTCCCTAAGTTAACCATGGAAGCTGTGCAGACAATCACACCCTATAAGGTGACTGATCATCGACGATCATGCCGGGTATTGGCCACTGACCCTATTGCTTCGGGGATATTCAAAAGGTGTCTTCACGTAGTTCTTTACTACAGGAATGTCAATGAGGAGGATTCAGGGTGGATTTTTGCAGGTTGGGCTAAGGAGACATTAGGAAAAGCAATTTCCGAACAGCCAATGCTAAGTGGAAGGCTGTGGCGTGGTGAGGATGGTGAtggagagttagaaattgtctCCAATGATAGTGGTGTTAGACTCATCGAGACACAGGTCGCTGTAACTTTATCTGAGTTTCTTGAattgaaagaaaaggaagaagcaGAAGCTCAACTTGTTTTTTGGAATGATATTGACGAACATAATCCTCGGTTCTCTCCATTATTTTATGTTCAG GTGACAAACTTCCAGTGTGGTGGATACTCGATTGGGATTAGCTGCAGCATTCTTCTAGCAGACCTTTTAGTGAAAGAGAAATTCCTCACTAGTTGGGCAAACATACACAATAATATACTTTCTAGTAATAATGAACTCCAAAAACCCATATTTTACCTCCCTAATCTTAAAAGGAATGGTTCTTCTCCTCCTAGCATAACTAGCTCAACTCTAAGAAAAGATTGTGTCAAAACCATGCATTTCAAGGTCACTGCTGAAAATGCAAATTTGGATGGTGAAACGTGCAAGTCACTTGCATTGCATCGTGTTGAGGAGATAGAGAGCCAACTTGGTAGCAAAATGGGTTCagagttttatttgtttgtgaAAGAAAAGGATATTATTGAGATAGAAAAGTATCCCAAACATAAACATTTTAAGCCACAATTGAGTATCAAGACTCAAGTCACTTGTGCAGGTTGGGATGAATCTTTAGGGGCCAAAGAGGTAGCATTTCGTGAAGGGAATAAGCCTATAAATGTTTCATATTGGATTGGGTCAGTTCTTGATGGTCTTGTCATGGCAATGCCACCTCCTAATCAGGCTACTCATGGAGTGAACATTTTAGTGGCAATTCCTAACGAGAACGAACTTTAA